gtgtgttgattgtaaaatttggAATTGactttgttgaatgtttggatggaaagaagcatcgttgaaaccaatttcttcctaggattcatattgattttgcttgaggacaagcaattATGTTTTTTTAGTGTAGTTGTTGATCCTAGATATAAGTTTGAGTTTCTTAAATTCTTACTTGTTGAAGTGTATGGAAATGATGTTGGGGAAGCAATTGCAAAGAGTGTGCAAGATGAAGTTTATGAATTATTAGATGCTTACAAGTCTTTGCATATTAATCCAACTTCAACTCCTACAATTACACAAGAGAAAGATCAAGCTTCAAACTAACAAGCCTTAGAAACTACTAGTTCATCTCATTGTCTATTGGTTGACAAGTTCAAGAAACAAAAGCGTGCTATAGATAATGATTTGTCTAACGATTTGGTTCTTTACCTAGCCGAGAAAGAAAGAGGGGTTGATGATTCAAAGGGCTTCAACATGTTAGCTTGGTGGAAGGTTAACCAACATAGGTTGCCTATTCTTGCTCGTCTTGCTCGAGATATCCTTTTCGTGCCCATTTCAACGGTTGTATCCGAGTTAGCTTTTAGCACCGGGGGAAGGGTTCTTGATCCATTTAGGAGTTCACTAAGTAATAGGATTGTTGAAAGCATCATTTGTACTCAAGATTGGTTgagacactacaagaaaaatgctaatagacaacatgcgaaGCGTGtcatttatttaaaaatcgCATGTCATGTATGTGGGTGTAGTCTATTTGAGggcgctaatagacaacatgcggcATGAGCGTTGTCTATCAGCTAATAGAAAACATGCGCATGCATGTCGTCTATTAGCTGATAGACGACGCGTAATAGACGATGTGcatgcgcatgttgtctattagctgatagacaacgagcatgcgcatgttgtctattagctgatAGACAACGCGCATGCGTCCGTCGTCTAttctttgaattttttaattttttattttaattttgcaattatacttaaattttctatttttcaaataaatattttatgaaatctaaaaattcataataaataatttaaaatatatacacaaataataAAAGGGACATTCATTAGTTTCAAAGTTAATTATCATCCTACATTGAAAAAGTATCCATCATACAAACATCGTACCtcaaatccaaaaaaaatattgttgatcaTAATACATGTGAGTAAAAAATGAGGTTACTTGAGTGTCAAAGTTACACCATCAGCATGATCAAAATATGAATGTATTAGTTTATAAACTTTAgatctaaaaaatattaaagaatTAACTTTGTATCAAACTTACCATCATCAATCATCAATCGAACTTAGAAACTCTGCCCACTCTATCCTCATTTCATCAATCTATTTTTTGGCTATTCACATGGAAACGATAGGCAAATCCAAAACCAAAGTAAATAAACAATAGAGATAGATGAAAATAATGCACATCTGCCTAAATCAATAACTCAACTGCCAACATTTTGTGTTTGGAACTACACAGCTAGTGAGATCACAGTCACAATAAGAAGCAGCAGCAAACATGCATCCAACAACAAATCACAATCTAACTTAAACACAATAGCAAGAGACAGCTTCATACCAAACACTGCGTTTAACCATGTTTAACTACTAAGCCTATCACTAACAGAAAGATTCTCCTATCAACTTCACCAAAAAAATTAGCATGGTTTCGCATATATATCACAATGAAGCCAAACAAAATGAATAGCAGCAGCAAAGTGGAATGGAGTGCTTTCTACTTCTGCACTTCCAAAACATGACTACTATAGTATGAAGAGAAAAAAGCCACAATCATAATTACATACATTTGAAGGAATTGATCACACAGAAATACAAGGAAATAAAAGGTACAAGTATACGAATCATACCACAGAAACAGAGGCAACCATGTCATACAACATGATGCCTGCATCTGCAAGAGCAAGACTGGGACACGACGTGATTACTGGAAGATCACCTGAGACAAACAATATACGGTTCTTCTAAGCATTGCAAGCATTATTCCAAAAATGTCTTAACAGTAACTACCATCGGATAGTCTAGAAATCACGAAACATAATTCAACATTTCAAAAGAGACAGAGAATTAAGATGAAATGTTAATCGAGCAtcttaattaactaaaataatattgTTTGAGAAGAAGAATATTTTGATCTCTGATTCCTTATAGTTCATGAATGAATAACAAAAGAGTTTGCCCAAAAGTAGCTTAAAGCTAATACTTACTTCCTCCAGATTCCAATACCAAAGCAAAGACATCAACAGTCGTCTTAGGGAAAGATTTCAGTATAATGGCACCCTCCAGAGCTTTGTGGAGCATTGACGAAAGATCCTTAGTTTCTTGAGTCTGGATGGCAAGCAGCAAAAGTTTCAGATACATAGAGAACTAGTTGAGTATGG
The nucleotide sequence above comes from Salvia miltiorrhiza cultivar Shanhuang (shh) unplaced genomic scaffold, IMPLAD_Smil_shh original_scaffold_235, whole genome shotgun sequence. Encoded proteins:
- the LOC131003623 gene encoding exosome complex component RRP41-like, translated to MMYSNDGRLNCNVSYTTFASPARGQTQETKDLSSMLHKALEGAIILKSFPKTTVDVFALVLESGGSDLPVITSCPSLALADAGIMLYDMVASVSVPKNRLMK